In Triticum urartu cultivar G1812 chromosome 6, Tu2.1, whole genome shotgun sequence, the following proteins share a genomic window:
- the LOC125512356 gene encoding FCS-Like Zinc finger 2-like — protein sequence MPSSPASASSLFAIVPLDRGGATSRHAMDACYLCGKPLSRDFDVFIYRGDTPFCSEECRAVKIDTDEVRERINTKILKERAARNEQRHGAAASEHNITRAGNVPVAS from the exons ATGCCGTCGTCGCCTGCCTCCGCTTCTTCTCTCTTCGCCATTGTGCCCCTCGACCGCGGTGGTGCGACAAGCCGCCACGCCATGGACGCCTGCTACCTCTGCGGGAAGCCGCTCTCCAGAGATTTCGACGTCTTCATCTACAG AGGGGACACGCCATTCTGCAGCGAGGAGTGCAGGGCTGTGAAGATCGATACCGACGAGGTGCGTGAGAGGATTAACACCAAGATCCTGAAGGAACGTGCTGCGAGAAACGAGCAGCGCCACGGGGCGGCTGCCTCCGAGCACAACATCACCCGCGCGGGAAATGTGCCGGTTGCAAGCTAA